A stretch of the Enterobacteriaceae bacterium ESL0689 genome encodes the following:
- the hldE gene encoding bifunctional D-glycero-beta-D-manno-heptose-7-phosphate kinase/D-glycero-beta-D-manno-heptose 1-phosphate adenylyltransferase HldE, with product MKVTLPKFERAGVLVVGDVMLDRYWYGPTHRISPEAPVPVVKVDSIEERPGGAANVAMNIASLGAAVRLVGLTGIDDAARALSQALADVNVKCDFVSVPTHPTITKLRVLSRNQQLIRLDFEEGFSGVDPQPIHERIQLAMGATGALVLSDYAKGALDSIQTMIQLARDAGIPVLIDPKGTDFARYRGATLLTPNLAEFEAVAGKCYDEAELVARGLKIIADFGLSALLVTRSEQGMTLLQPGRPPLHMPAQAQEVYDVTGAGDTVIGVLAATLASGGSLEEACYFANAAAGVVVGKLGTSTVSPVELENAVRGRADTGFGIMSEDELQQAVMAAHQRGEKVVMTNGVFDILHAGHVSYLANARKLGDRLIVAVNSDASTKRLKGESRPVNPLEQRMIVLSALEAVDWVVSFDEDTPQRLIARILPDLLVKGGDYKAEEIAGSKEVWANGGDVQVLNFEDGCSTSNIIKKIQQSDQKR from the coding sequence ATGAAAGTCACGCTGCCGAAATTTGAACGCGCCGGAGTCCTGGTGGTGGGCGATGTGATGCTGGATCGTTACTGGTATGGCCCCACTCATCGAATCTCCCCGGAAGCCCCGGTTCCTGTGGTGAAAGTCGACAGTATTGAAGAGCGTCCTGGTGGTGCGGCAAACGTGGCGATGAATATCGCTTCGCTGGGCGCTGCGGTGCGCCTGGTGGGCTTGACCGGGATTGACGATGCGGCGCGTGCGCTCAGTCAGGCGCTGGCCGATGTGAATGTAAAGTGCGATTTTGTCTCTGTGCCCACTCATCCCACCATTACGAAACTGCGGGTATTATCGCGTAATCAACAGCTGATCCGGCTTGATTTCGAAGAGGGTTTCTCAGGGGTTGATCCGCAGCCTATCCATGAGCGTATCCAGCTGGCAATGGGCGCGACAGGCGCGCTGGTACTTTCTGACTATGCCAAAGGTGCACTGGACAGCATTCAGACAATGATCCAGCTGGCTCGCGATGCAGGTATCCCGGTGCTAATCGATCCGAAAGGCACTGATTTTGCGCGTTATCGCGGCGCAACATTGCTGACCCCGAATCTCGCCGAATTTGAAGCCGTGGCCGGTAAATGTTACGACGAAGCAGAACTGGTTGCCCGTGGCCTGAAAATTATTGCTGATTTCGGCTTATCGGCATTGCTGGTGACGCGCTCTGAGCAGGGGATGACGCTATTACAGCCAGGGCGTCCTCCGCTGCATATGCCCGCCCAGGCGCAGGAGGTATATGACGTCACCGGTGCGGGCGATACCGTTATTGGCGTGCTGGCGGCGACGCTGGCGTCTGGCGGCAGCCTGGAAGAAGCCTGCTACTTTGCCAATGCTGCAGCCGGTGTGGTGGTTGGTAAACTCGGCACCTCCACCGTCTCGCCAGTCGAGCTGGAAAACGCGGTGCGCGGGCGTGCGGATACCGGTTTTGGCATCATGAGTGAAGATGAGTTACAGCAGGCGGTGATGGCCGCGCATCAGCGTGGCGAGAAAGTGGTGATGACCAATGGCGTGTTTGACATCCTCCACGCCGGGCATGTTTCTTATCTGGCCAATGCGCGTAAATTGGGGGATCGCCTGATTGTCGCGGTGAATAGCGATGCGTCAACCAAACGGCTGAAAGGGGAGTCACGTCCGGTAAACCCGCTGGAACAGCGCATGATCGTACTCAGTGCGTTAGAAGCGGTGGACTGGGTGGTCTCTTTTGACGAGGACACACCACAACGCCTGATTGCCCGTATCCTGCCCGATCTACTGGTAAAAGGCGGTGACTATAAAGCGGAGGAGATCGCCGGAAGCAAAGAAGTATGGGCGAATGGTGGTGATGTCCAGGTGCTTAATTTTGAGGATGGCTGTTCTACCAGCAATATCATCAAAAAAATTCAGCAGTCTGATCAAAAGAGGTGA
- the plsY gene encoding glycerol-3-phosphate 1-O-acyltransferase PlsY gives MSVIAAGMVIIAYLCGSVSSAILVCRFAGFPDPRQCRSGNAGATNVLRIAGKGAASTVLIFDLLKGMLPVWGGLAFGLTPFWLGLVAIAACVGHIWPVFFHFHGGKGVATAFGAIVPCGRDLAMVLATTWLVTLLLSGYSSLAAIVSALMAPLYAWWLTPQYILPVSMLSGLILLRHHSNIRRLWHHQETKIWLQRQRSDKNDTSANQSK, from the coding sequence ATGAGTGTTATCGCAGCGGGAATGGTTATTATCGCCTATCTTTGCGGCTCCGTTTCCAGTGCCATTCTGGTATGCCGTTTCGCAGGGTTTCCCGATCCACGCCAGTGTCGCTCAGGTAATGCCGGGGCAACCAATGTATTACGTATTGCCGGTAAAGGCGCGGCCAGCACAGTGCTTATTTTTGATCTGCTCAAAGGCATGTTGCCAGTGTGGGGCGGACTGGCATTCGGTCTGACACCGTTCTGGCTGGGCCTGGTGGCTATAGCGGCCTGTGTCGGGCATATCTGGCCAGTGTTCTTCCATTTTCATGGCGGTAAAGGAGTGGCGACGGCATTTGGCGCTATTGTCCCCTGCGGCAGAGATTTGGCGATGGTGCTGGCGACAACCTGGCTTGTGACCCTGCTACTAAGCGGTTACTCGTCACTGGCGGCGATCGTCAGCGCCCTGATGGCACCGCTGTATGCCTGGTGGCTGACACCACAATATATCTTGCCGGTATCGATGCTCTCTGGTCTGATCCTGTTACGCCATCACAGCAATATCCGGCGTCTGTGGCATCATCAGGAGACAAAAATCTGGTTACAACGGCAGAGAAGTGACAAAAACGACACCAGCGCGAATCAGTCAAAATAG
- a CDS encoding multifunctional CCA addition/repair protein — MKCYLVGGAVRDALLGLPVKDRDWVVVGATPAQLLVAGYQQVGRDFPVFLHPESREEYALARTERKSGSGYTGFICYAAADVTLEQDLQRRDLTINALAQDDNGQIIDPYHGLADLHAGLLRHVSPAFSEDPLRVLRVARFAARYAHLGFRIADETLALMRHMATSGELSQLTPERVWKETASALASHNPQVFFQTLRDCQALRILFPELDALFGVPAPAQWHPEIDTGLHTLMTLTIATMLSPEIDVRFAALCHDLGKGLTPKAQWPHHHGHGPAGIRLIENICHRLHVPNEIRDLARCVAEFHDLIHTLPDLSASTLIQLFDRIDAWRKPQRVEQIALTSEADMRGRAGFETRDYPQGRLLREAWQIAQSIPTQAVLAQGFKGMAIRHELTRRRIAAIEQWQKARFPQSAG, encoded by the coding sequence GTGAAATGTTATCTGGTTGGCGGTGCTGTCCGCGATGCGTTATTGGGCCTCCCGGTGAAAGACAGGGATTGGGTGGTCGTCGGTGCGACACCTGCACAGTTGCTTGTGGCGGGTTATCAGCAGGTTGGGCGCGATTTTCCCGTCTTTCTACACCCGGAAAGCCGGGAAGAGTATGCACTGGCACGCACGGAACGTAAATCTGGTTCCGGTTACACCGGTTTTATCTGTTATGCCGCCGCCGATGTCACCCTGGAGCAGGATCTGCAACGCCGTGATTTAACCATCAATGCGCTGGCGCAGGATGACAATGGCCAGATTATTGACCCCTATCATGGCCTGGCCGATTTACACGCAGGCTTGCTGCGCCATGTCTCACCGGCCTTCAGTGAAGATCCACTGCGCGTCTTGCGGGTAGCGCGTTTTGCCGCCCGTTATGCCCATCTGGGATTTCGTATTGCAGATGAAACACTGGCTCTGATGCGTCATATGGCGACCAGCGGTGAGCTGTCACAACTGACCCCGGAACGGGTCTGGAAAGAGACCGCCAGTGCCCTTGCCAGCCATAATCCACAGGTTTTTTTCCAGACGCTACGCGATTGTCAGGCACTCAGGATCCTGTTTCCGGAACTGGATGCGCTGTTCGGTGTACCCGCCCCGGCGCAGTGGCATCCGGAAATTGACACCGGTTTGCATACCCTGATGACGCTGACCATAGCGACAATGCTGTCGCCGGAAATCGATGTGCGCTTCGCCGCACTGTGTCACGATCTGGGTAAAGGACTGACGCCGAAAGCACAGTGGCCCCATCATCACGGTCATGGCCCGGCCGGTATCCGGCTGATTGAGAATATCTGTCACCGCCTGCATGTGCCGAATGAAATACGTGATCTGGCTCGCTGTGTGGCCGAATTTCACGATCTGATCCATACCTTGCCTGATCTGTCGGCCAGCACCCTGATCCAGTTGTTCGATCGAATCGATGCGTGGCGGAAGCCGCAACGGGTAGAGCAGATCGCGCTCACCAGTGAAGCGGATATGCGTGGCCGCGCGGGATTTGAAACACGCGATTATCCTCAGGGGCGTCTGTTGCGCGAAGCCTGGCAAATCGCCCAATCGATCCCCACCCAGGCGGTGCTGGCACAGGGCTTTAAAGGCATGGCGATCCGCCATGAACTGACCAGAAGAAGAATTGCGGCTATTGAGCAGTGGCAGAAAGCACGCTTTCCTCAGTCCGCAGGCTGA
- a CDS encoding TIGR04211 family SH3 domain-containing protein, which yields MLKLRFILWGVLALTAIAATHAEEQRYISDELNTWLRTGPGDEYRLQGTINAGDAVSLLQTNDSNGYAQIRDSNGRTAWLPQKYLSTEPSLRTRVPDLENQVKTLTSKLNNIDNTWNQRTAEMQAKVASSDDTINTLQEENQKLKNELIIARKKVDLANLQLDDKQRLIIMQWFIYGGGVLGMGLLLGLILPYLIPRRRRKDRWMN from the coding sequence ATGCTAAAATTACGCTTTATCCTGTGGGGTGTACTGGCGCTGACCGCCATAGCAGCAACCCATGCGGAAGAACAACGTTATATTTCCGATGAGCTGAATACCTGGCTACGCACGGGCCCCGGTGATGAGTACCGCCTGCAGGGCACCATCAATGCCGGAGACGCGGTTTCTTTACTGCAAACCAATGACAGCAACGGTTACGCGCAAATCCGCGACAGCAATGGTCGTACCGCCTGGTTACCACAGAAATATCTGAGCACCGAACCCAGTTTACGTACCCGAGTCCCTGATCTGGAAAATCAGGTAAAAACCCTGACCAGTAAACTCAATAATATTGATAATACCTGGAATCAGCGCACCGCAGAAATGCAGGCAAAGGTCGCCAGTAGCGATGACACCATTAACACCCTGCAGGAAGAAAACCAGAAGCTGAAAAATGAACTTATTATTGCCCGTAAAAAGGTCGATCTTGCCAATCTGCAACTGGATGACAAACAACGCCTCATTATCATGCAATGGTTTATCTACGGTGGCGGTGTGCTGGGTATGGGTCTGTTGCTCGGTTTGATACTCCCCTATCTGATCCCACGACGCCGACGCAAAGATCGATGGATGAACTAA
- the yjgA gene encoding ribosome biogenesis factor YjgA has translation MTKKPNDWPSDVPADDLADHDDEIIWVSKSEIKRDAEELKRLGAEIVGLGKNALEKIPLDNDLRDAIDLAQRIKMEGRRRQLQLIGKMLRSRDVAPIRQALDKLKNRHNQQTSLFHKLETIRDRLIEEGDNAIAEVLNLWPDADRQQLRSLIRNAQKEKESNKPPKSSRLIFQYLRELAENQQ, from the coding sequence ATGACCAAGAAGCCTAATGACTGGCCCAGCGATGTTCCCGCTGATGACCTCGCCGATCACGATGATGAAATTATCTGGGTCAGTAAAAGTGAAATTAAACGTGATGCGGAAGAACTGAAACGTCTTGGCGCAGAGATCGTCGGGCTGGGGAAAAATGCCCTTGAGAAGATACCACTGGATAACGATCTGCGTGATGCCATTGATCTTGCCCAGCGTATCAAAATGGAGGGACGCCGCCGTCAGCTACAGCTGATTGGCAAAATGCTACGCAGTCGTGATGTCGCGCCTATTCGTCAGGCACTGGATAAGCTGAAAAATCGTCACAACCAACAAACCTCTCTGTTTCATAAACTGGAAACCATCCGCGATCGTTTAATAGAGGAAGGTGATAATGCGATAGCGGAAGTGCTCAATCTGTGGCCCGATGCCGATCGTCAACAGCTACGTTCACTTATCCGCAATGCCCAAAAAGAGAAAGAGAGCAACAAGCCGCCAAAGTCATCACGCCTGATCTTTCAGTACCTGCGTGAATTAGCTGAAAATCAACAATAA
- a CDS encoding inorganic triphosphatase encodes MAQEIELKFIIMDNGVENLRHYLNTLDAQHTAASSLQNIYYDTAEGWLRSHDIGLRIRGERGQYEMTLKTAGHMTGGLHQRPEYNIPLQQPELALDRLPADVWPQGQLPATLAQNIRPLFSTDFSREKWQINEGASTIEIALDRGAVKTADRQQAICELELELLSGHLPDVLTLARRLLSVGVLRQGGLSKAARGYHLIQDKTKSLPKSLGILRLPAKATLEQGLVAALESALTHWLYHDEVWAQGYSAAKTEILQAIARVRYTLTLFGGVVPRKATAAIREQLNAAEAVLAAADTTSAALFSTVTVGAKLTLTAWLANREWRSFLDPQAQKQISGSFKRFADIHLSQALANLKKAFQPNSASHYHDQLPHLAREIGCIQLLASAYADAATPWLARWQALYRAIEHKNIPLIADFCHQVLAAEPFWLHSGKR; translated from the coding sequence ATGGCGCAAGAAATAGAATTAAAATTCATCATAATGGATAACGGCGTAGAAAATTTGCGTCACTATCTTAATACTCTCGATGCACAACATACTGCGGCGAGCTCATTGCAGAATATTTATTACGACACCGCAGAGGGCTGGCTGCGTAGCCATGATATTGGATTGCGGATTCGCGGCGAACGCGGGCAGTATGAAATGACATTGAAAACGGCAGGCCATATGACAGGCGGCTTGCATCAGCGTCCGGAATACAATATCCCCCTGCAACAACCTGAACTGGCACTGGATCGCCTTCCTGCTGACGTCTGGCCACAAGGTCAGTTACCTGCCACGCTGGCGCAAAATATACGGCCATTATTCAGTACCGATTTTAGCCGCGAAAAATGGCAGATTAATGAAGGGGCAAGCACGATTGAAATCGCCCTCGATCGCGGTGCGGTCAAAACGGCGGATCGCCAGCAGGCGATTTGTGAACTGGAACTGGAGTTGCTCTCTGGTCATTTACCGGATGTGCTGACCCTTGCCCGTCGCCTGTTGAGCGTTGGCGTCCTGCGTCAGGGGGGGCTGAGTAAAGCCGCACGCGGTTACCATCTGATACAAGATAAGACGAAATCTCTGCCGAAATCGCTCGGTATTTTGCGCCTGCCCGCCAAAGCCACCCTTGAACAAGGGCTGGTGGCGGCGCTGGAAAGTGCGCTGACGCACTGGCTGTATCATGATGAAGTCTGGGCGCAGGGCTATTCGGCGGCAAAAACAGAGATCCTGCAGGCCATTGCGCGGGTACGCTATACCCTGACGCTGTTTGGCGGGGTTGTGCCCCGTAAGGCGACGGCGGCGATCCGTGAACAGCTCAATGCGGCAGAGGCGGTGCTGGCGGCGGCGGACACCACATCTGCCGCCCTGTTCAGTACCGTCACCGTCGGCGCGAAGCTCACGCTGACAGCATGGCTGGCGAATCGGGAGTGGCGCTCATTTTTAGACCCGCAAGCGCAAAAGCAGATCAGCGGCTCTTTTAAACGTTTTGCTGATATTCATCTGTCGCAGGCACTGGCGAATTTAAAAAAGGCTTTTCAGCCGAATTCAGCCAGCCATTATCATGATCAGTTGCCGCATCTGGCGCGTGAAATCGGCTGTATCCAGCTACTGGCAAGCGCTTATGCCGATGCCGCCACGCCGTGGCTGGCCCGCTGGCAGGCGCTTTATCGCGCTATTGAACACAAAAATATCCCGCTGATTGCTGATTTTTGTCATCAGGTACTGGCCGCCGAACCCTTCTGGTTGCATAGTGGCAAACGATAA
- the folB gene encoding bifunctional dihydroneopterin aldolase/7,8-dihydroneopterin epimerase, producing the protein MDIVFIEQLEVITTIGAYEWEQTIKQKLVFDIEMAWGNRQAASSDQLGDCLNYAEISERITDYVESGRFMLVERVAEEVATLLLENYPSPWVRIKVSKPGAVARARRVGVVIERSRAPDIPSA; encoded by the coding sequence ATGGATATTGTTTTTATCGAACAACTGGAGGTTATCACTACGATTGGTGCTTACGAATGGGAGCAAACCATCAAACAGAAGCTGGTATTCGATATCGAAATGGCATGGGGTAACCGTCAGGCGGCCAGCAGCGATCAGCTTGGCGATTGTCTCAATTATGCTGAGATCAGCGAGCGGATCACTGATTATGTCGAAAGCGGGCGCTTTATGTTGGTAGAACGTGTCGCTGAAGAGGTTGCGACACTGTTACTGGAAAATTATCCCTCGCCGTGGGTGCGTATTAAAGTCAGCAAACCCGGGGCGGTGGCCAGAGCCAGGCGTGTTGGCGTGGTGATTGAGCGCTCCCGCGCCCCGGATATCCCGTCAGCCTGA
- the glnE gene encoding bifunctional [glutamate--ammonia ligase]-adenylyl-L-tyrosine phosphorylase/[glutamate--ammonia-ligase] adenylyltransferase gives MSLSLPLQQHWRTIINQLPADFPSSALTPQLQAVITFSDFVRQNLIAHPQWLLELTASPPVAQEWRDYRVWLQTALANVDDEAALMRELRLFRRRIMVRIAWAQTLALVSEEESLQQLSVLAETLIVAARDWLYRACCREWGTPTNAQGKAQPLLILGMGKLGGGELNFSSDIDLIFVWPEKGTTQGGRREQDNAQFFTRLGQRLIKVLDQPTDAGIVYRVDMRLRPFGDSGPLVLSFAALEDYYQEQGRDWERYAMVKARIMGENNSDYASELHAMLRPFVFRRYIDFSVIQSLRNMKGMIAREVRRRGLRDNIKLGAGGIREIEFIVQVFQLIRGGREPALQSRSLLTALAAIAERRLLPEEDASQLRDAYLFLRRLENLLQSIDDQQTQTLPADDLNRARLAWAMGAADWPALEASLTARMAQVRRIFNVLIGDDSPASADDQLEAYWHELWQDALAEDETTPAIAHLADDARRVVLTLITDFRHDLDKRPVGPRGRLVLDQLMPHLLREVCLCTDAPLALARIMPLLTSIITRTTYLELLSEYPGVLQHLIRLCVASPMVASQLARYPLLLDELLNPDTLYQPSANSAYGDELRQYLLRVPEEDDEQKLEALCQFKQAQLLRIAASDIAGTLPVMKVSDHLTWLAEAIIAAVVQQAWRQMVTRYGYPAHLQHSTEQGFAVVGYGKLGGRELGYNSDLDLVFLHNCPADVMTNGAREIEGRQFYLRLAQRIMHLFSTRTALGILYDVDVRLRPSGAAGMLVTTLEAFADYQQHEAWTWEHQALVRARVVYGDPPLQTHFEAIRHAILCTPRDGSTLQTEVREMREKMRTHHGNKCSDRFDIKAGIGGITDIEFIAQYLVLRYAHAQPSLTHWSDNVRILQLLAQNGIMDNDEAQRLTQAYIRLRDALHHLALQEQPGHMAADAFSEAREQVNSSWQKWLLA, from the coding sequence ATGTCGCTCTCTTTGCCCTTACAGCAGCACTGGCGAACCATCATCAACCAGTTGCCAGCGGATTTTCCCTCATCAGCGCTCACGCCACAGCTACAGGCCGTGATAACATTCAGCGATTTTGTCCGCCAGAATCTGATTGCGCACCCGCAGTGGTTGCTGGAGTTGACCGCCTCACCGCCAGTGGCGCAGGAGTGGCGTGATTACCGCGTCTGGCTACAGACTGCGCTGGCCAATGTTGATGATGAAGCGGCACTGATGCGCGAGTTACGTCTGTTTCGCCGCCGGATCATGGTACGGATCGCCTGGGCGCAGACTCTGGCGCTGGTCAGTGAAGAGGAGAGTTTACAGCAACTCAGTGTGCTGGCAGAGACATTGATCGTGGCCGCCCGCGACTGGCTGTATCGCGCTTGTTGTCGTGAATGGGGCACCCCGACTAACGCACAAGGCAAAGCGCAACCGCTGTTGATCCTCGGGATGGGTAAACTCGGTGGCGGTGAACTGAACTTCTCCTCCGATATCGATCTTATTTTTGTCTGGCCGGAGAAGGGGACGACCCAGGGCGGACGCCGTGAACAGGATAATGCCCAGTTTTTTACCCGCCTGGGTCAGCGGCTGATTAAGGTTCTCGATCAGCCGACCGACGCGGGGATCGTCTATCGTGTGGATATGCGCCTGCGCCCTTTTGGTGACAGCGGGCCGCTGGTGTTAAGTTTCGCGGCGCTGGAAGATTACTATCAGGAGCAGGGACGTGACTGGGAGCGCTATGCGATGGTCAAAGCGCGGATTATGGGGGAGAATAACAGCGATTACGCCAGTGAACTGCACGCGATGCTGCGACCTTTTGTTTTTCGCCGCTATATTGACTTTAGCGTCATACAGTCACTGCGTAATATGAAAGGAATGATCGCTCGTGAAGTGCGTCGTCGTGGTTTGCGCGATAACATTAAGCTGGGTGCGGGCGGGATCCGTGAAATTGAGTTTATTGTTCAGGTCTTCCAGCTTATTCGTGGTGGCCGCGAGCCAGCACTGCAATCACGATCCTTACTGACCGCGCTGGCGGCTATCGCAGAACGGCGTCTGTTGCCGGAAGAGGATGCCAGCCAGCTACGCGATGCTTACCTGTTCTTACGCCGACTGGAGAATCTGCTACAAAGCATCGATGATCAGCAGACACAGACGCTGCCCGCCGATGATCTTAATCGTGCCCGGCTGGCATGGGCGATGGGCGCCGCCGACTGGCCAGCACTGGAGGCGAGTCTGACCGCCAGAATGGCTCAGGTTCGACGCATCTTTAATGTATTGATTGGCGATGATTCTCCCGCTTCCGCTGACGATCAGCTGGAAGCATACTGGCATGAACTGTGGCAGGATGCGCTGGCGGAAGATGAGACTACCCCGGCAATCGCCCACCTTGCTGATGATGCTCGCCGAGTGGTACTGACGCTGATCACCGATTTTCGCCATGATCTGGATAAACGCCCGGTGGGTCCGCGTGGTCGTCTGGTGCTCGATCAGCTGATGCCACATTTACTGCGTGAAGTATGCCTGTGCACCGATGCCCCGCTCGCCCTGGCGCGCATTATGCCGCTATTAACCAGTATCATCACCCGGACGACCTATCTTGAACTGCTCAGTGAATACCCTGGGGTGTTGCAACATTTAATCAGACTCTGTGTCGCTTCACCGATGGTCGCCAGTCAGTTAGCGCGTTATCCCCTGCTGTTAGATGAACTCCTCAATCCGGATACGCTGTATCAACCCTCGGCGAACAGTGCCTATGGCGATGAATTACGCCAGTATCTGTTACGGGTGCCAGAAGAGGATGACGAGCAAAAGCTGGAAGCGCTGTGTCAATTCAAACAGGCGCAATTATTGCGTATTGCCGCGAGCGATATTGCCGGGACACTACCGGTCATGAAAGTGAGTGATCACTTAACCTGGCTGGCGGAGGCGATAATTGCCGCGGTGGTACAGCAAGCATGGCGGCAAATGGTCACGCGCTATGGTTATCCTGCTCATTTACAGCATTCGACCGAGCAGGGTTTCGCTGTCGTCGGTTATGGTAAGCTGGGGGGACGTGAGCTGGGGTATAACTCTGATCTCGATCTGGTGTTTCTGCATAATTGTCCGGCGGATGTGATGACCAACGGGGCGCGCGAAATCGAGGGTCGTCAGTTCTATCTGCGCCTGGCCCAGCGTATTATGCACCTGTTCAGCACCCGCACCGCACTGGGGATCCTCTATGATGTCGATGTTCGTTTACGTCCCTCCGGAGCGGCGGGAATGCTGGTCACCACCCTTGAGGCGTTCGCTGATTATCAACAACATGAAGCCTGGACATGGGAACATCAGGCGCTGGTACGTGCCCGTGTTGTGTATGGCGATCCGCCATTACAGACGCATTTTGAGGCTATCCGTCACGCGATTCTCTGTACACCTCGTGATGGTTCGACGCTACAGACTGAGGTGCGTGAAATGCGGGAAAAAATGCGTACTCACCATGGCAATAAATGTAGCGATCGCTTTGATATCAAAGCGGGTATCGGTGGCATTACCGATATTGAATTTATTGCCCAGTATCTGGTTCTGCGCTATGCGCACGCGCAACCATCATTAACGCACTGGTCGGATAATGTACGCATCCTTCAGTTACTGGCGCAAAATGGCATTATGGATAATGACGAGGCGCAAAGGTTGACACAGGCCTACATCAGGTTACGCGATGCCCTGCATCACCTGGCGTTGCAGGAACAGCCGGGACATATGGCTGCCGATGCCTTTAGCGAGGCGCGTGAGCAGGTTAATTCGAGCTGGCAGAAGTGGCTGCTGGCTTAG
- the pmbA gene encoding metalloprotease PmbA: MALAMKVISQVAQQRKALEEAVTTALALAAGKSDAAEVSVGKTTGISVSTRYGEAENVEFNSDGALGITVYHQNRKGSASSTDLSPQAIARTVQAALDIASYTSPDPCAGIADKDLLAFDAPDLDLFHPAEVTADQALELATEAENTALQADKRITNTEGGSFNSRYGIKVFGNSHGMLQSYCSTRYSLSSCVIAEENGDMERDYAYTVSRELSGLQSAEWVGNECARRTLSRLAPRKLPTIKAPVIFASEVATGLFGHLIGAIAGGAVYRKSTFLLDALGKPVFPQWLTIEEHPHWQKGLASAAFDSEGVRTERCDIIKEGILTQWLLSSYSARKLGLKSNGHAGGIYNWRINGHTLSFAQLLKEMGRGLIVTELMGQGVSGVTGDYSRGASGFWVENGEIQYPVSEITIAGNLREMWRDIVAIGDDIETRSHIQCGSVLLPEMKIAGQ; encoded by the coding sequence ATGGCATTAGCGATGAAAGTTATTTCTCAGGTTGCGCAGCAGCGTAAAGCGCTGGAAGAAGCTGTCACCACCGCACTGGCGCTGGCAGCAGGAAAATCAGACGCGGCAGAAGTATCCGTGGGAAAAACCACCGGTATTAGCGTCAGTACCCGTTATGGCGAGGCAGAGAATGTCGAATTTAATAGCGATGGGGCATTAGGCATCACGGTCTACCATCAAAATCGCAAGGGCAGTGCCTCTTCGACCGATCTGAGCCCACAGGCGATCGCCCGTACCGTACAGGCCGCGCTGGATATTGCCAGCTACACATCGCCCGATCCCTGCGCCGGGATCGCCGATAAAGACCTTCTGGCCTTCGATGCGCCGGATCTCGACCTTTTTCATCCGGCAGAAGTGACGGCCGATCAGGCCCTTGAGCTGGCCACTGAAGCTGAAAACACGGCGTTACAAGCGGATAAACGCATTACCAATACCGAAGGTGGCAGTTTTAATAGTCGTTATGGGATTAAAGTATTCGGTAACAGCCACGGCATGTTACAGAGCTATTGCTCCACCCGTTACTCACTCTCCAGTTGCGTTATTGCCGAAGAGAACGGCGATATGGAACGCGATTATGCCTACACCGTGAGCCGCGAGCTGAGCGGATTACAGTCCGCCGAGTGGGTGGGCAATGAGTGCGCGCGTCGTACCTTGTCACGCCTGGCTCCGCGCAAACTCCCGACCATAAAAGCGCCGGTTATTTTTGCCAGCGAAGTCGCCACGGGTTTGTTTGGTCATCTGATCGGCGCGATTGCCGGTGGCGCAGTATACCGCAAATCGACATTTTTGCTCGATGCGCTGGGTAAACCGGTTTTTCCGCAATGGCTGACCATTGAAGAGCATCCGCACTGGCAAAAAGGGCTGGCCTCCGCCGCGTTTGATAGCGAAGGGGTGCGTACCGAACGTTGCGACATCATTAAAGAGGGCATATTAACGCAGTGGTTACTGAGCAGCTATTCAGCGCGCAAACTGGGGCTGAAGAGCAATGGGCATGCCGGAGGGATCTATAACTGGCGCATAAACGGTCATACGCTGAGTTTTGCGCAGTTGCTGAAAGAGATGGGGCGCGGGCTGATTGTCACGGAGTTAATGGGGCAGGGGGTCAGTGGCGTCACCGGGGATTATTCGCGCGGTGCCAGTGGCTTCTGGGTTGAGAATGGTGAAATTCAGTATCCAGTCAGCGAAATCACAATTGCTGGCAATTTACGGGAAATGTGGCGCGATATTGTCGCTATCGGTGATGATATCGAAACGCGCAGCCATATTCAGTGTGGCTCTGTCTTGTTGCCAGAGATGAAAATCGCCGGGCAATAA